One segment of Dermochelys coriacea isolate rDerCor1 chromosome 27, rDerCor1.pri.v4, whole genome shotgun sequence DNA contains the following:
- the LOC119848856 gene encoding receptor activity-modifying protein 1-like, translated as MPVQPRPHLCYWLLIPLLQWGCGELTYGDLEDESHYLYLEDDPFAEEGGSAHCRDTYLEWISLYCWTTFHATVMATPEWSRCQWDQISRIYSDLSNCTVLMAEALSCPWPSPALDSFFLQIHMEYFTNCTVPASSRPSQPPLGPVLAMAAMPACLTPLVVALMLRKTRKAEPKPKPDWPLPAAPPVLSRQQASSRAVLGTNWKGRESV; from the exons GGTGCGGGGAGCTGACGTATGGAGACCTCGAGGATGAAA GTCATTACCTGTATCTGGAGGATG ACCCCTTTGCCGAGGAGGGCGGGTCAGCCCACTGCAGGGACACCTACCTGGAGTGGATCTCCCTATACTGCTGGACCACCTTCCACGCCACAGTCATGGCCACGCCAGAGTGGAGCCGGTGTCAGTGGGACCAAATCAGCAG gATTTACAGCGACCTCTCCAACTGCACGGTGCTGATGGCCGAGGCTCTGTCctgcccctggcccagccccgctCTTGACTCCTTCTTCCTGCAGATCCACATGGAATATTTCACCAACTGCACCGTGCCTGCCAGCTCCCGGCCCagccagccacctctggggcCTGTCCTAGCCATGGCTGCCATGCCTGCCTGCCTGACCCCTCTTGTGGTTGCTCTCATGCTCCGCAAGACCAGGAAGGctgagccaaagccaaagccagaCTGGCCCCTCCCAGCGGCACCACCTGTGCTCAGCAGACAACAGGCTTCTTCTCGCGCAGTCCTGGGTACCAactggaaagggagagagagtgtCTAG